A stretch of DNA from Candidatus Deferrimicrobiaceae bacterium:
CTCGTAGTGGTTCGTGCAGTTGCCGAAGCCGCACTCCTGCATCGCCTGGATCATCGCCAGGACCCTTTCCTTGGCTTCCACCCTTCCCTGGGGAAGGGCGGCCAGCTGCGAAACCTTGGCGCCCGTGAAGAGCATCGCCGCGCCGTTCGGGCAGGCCGCCACGCAGGCGCCGCATCCGATGCACTCGGCGGCGTCCATCGAGTATTCGGCATCGGGCTTGGGGATGGGGATCGCGTTGCCGTCGGGAGCGCCGCCGGTGTGGGTGGAGATGTACCCTCCCGCCTGGATGATCGTGTCGAGGGCGCCCCGGTCCACCAACAGGTCTTTCAGGATGGGGAACGCCCGGGCGCGCCACGGCTCGATGTAGATCGTGTCGCCGTCCTTGAACTTGCGCATGTGGAGCTGGCAGACGGTGGTCCGCTCCTGCCCGCCATGAGCCATGCCGTTGATGACCTGCGAGCAGACCCCGCAGATCCCCTCCCGGCAGTCGTGGTCGAAGACGATCGGCTCCTTTCCCTCCCGGATGAGGTCCTCGTTCACGACGTCGAGCATCTCGAGAAACGAGTGGTGCTCGGTGATGTTTCTGGCGGTGTAGGTTTCGAACCGGCCGGGTTCGTTCGGACCT
This window harbors:
- a CDS encoding succinate dehydrogenase/fumarate reductase iron-sulfur subunit yields the protein MSGQNEHKTMTLKLIVWRQKGPNEPGRFETYTARNITEHHSFLEMLDVVNEDLIREGKEPIVFDHDCREGICGVCSQVINGMAHGGQERTTVCQLHMRKFKDGDTIYIEPWRARAFPILKDLLVDRGALDTIIQAGGYISTHTGGAPDGNAIPIPKPDAEYSMDAAECIGCGACVAACPNGAAMLFTGAKVSQLAALPQGRVEAKERVLAMIQAMQECGFGNCTNHYE